The Populus trichocarpa isolate Nisqually-1 chromosome 2, P.trichocarpa_v4.1, whole genome shotgun sequence genome has a window encoding:
- the LOC7467821 gene encoding sm-like protein LSM3B yields the protein MASEEESAVKEPLDLIRLSLDERIYVKLRSDRELRGKLHAYDQHLNMILGDVEEIVTTVEIDDETYEEIVRATRRTVPFLFVRGDGVILVSPPLRTA from the exons atggcAAGCGAAGAAGAGAGTGCGGTAAAAGAGCCATTGGATCTCATCAGACTTAGCCTGGACGAGCGTATCTACGTCAAGCTCCGCTCTGATCGTGAACTTCGCGGAAAACTCCAC GCGTATGATCAGCATTTGAATATGATTCTTGGGGATGTTGAAGAAATTGTTACTACAGTCGAAATCGACGATGAAACCTATGAAGAGATTGTTCGG GCTACAAGGCGCACAGTGCCTTTCCTATTCGTTAGAGGAGATGGTGTCATATTGGTCTCTCCTCCATTGAGGACAGCTTAA